Proteins encoded by one window of Mesorhizobium sp. INR15:
- a CDS encoding MarR family winged helix-turn-helix transcriptional regulator, with product MSISMRPSQAMRLWQQVMLAQVRDDAPDLTMRQTAILFTIYLDPPPHTVRGLAARLNVTKPVITRALDTMGSLKLVSRHRDELDKRNVLVKRTVEGALFVERFGDGIIAKAHELPI from the coding sequence ATGTCTATTTCCATGCGTCCAAGCCAGGCGATGCGTTTGTGGCAGCAGGTGATGCTGGCGCAGGTGCGCGACGACGCGCCCGATCTCACCATGCGCCAGACGGCGATCCTGTTCACCATCTACCTCGACCCGCCGCCGCATACGGTGCGCGGGCTTGCAGCCCGGCTCAACGTCACCAAACCGGTCATCACCCGCGCGCTCGACACGATGGGGTCGCTGAAGCTGGTGTCGCGCCATCGCGATGAACTCGACAAGCGCAATGTACTGGTCAAGCGCACGGTCGAAGGGGCGCTCTTTGTCGAGCGCTTCGGCGATGGTATCATTGCCAAAGCCCATGAATTGCCTATCTGA
- a CDS encoding M17 family metallopeptidase produces the protein MPVELVETELKSALPIYLVTRDGLDAAGLTPSAAAWAKANGFSGEAGRTLIVPGENGALAGALFGAGDGESALAVGALARALPEGDWHFANAPANPELAATALLLGGYVFTRYGKKSGKTLRFALPSGVDAARVRRVADSVFLTRDLVNTPTSDMGPGDLEKAVRTLAMAHKAEVSVIKGDDLLKQNFPMIHAVGRASVDAPRLIDMTWGAPSAPKVTLVGKGVCFDTGGLDIKPSSGMLLMKKDMGGAANVLGLASMIMAAGLKVRLRVLIPAVENSIAGNAFRPGDVLASRMGISVEIGNTDAEGRLVLADALTLADDDQPQLLIDMATLTGAARVALGPDLPPFYTDDDTLASELAAASVTAEDPLWRMPLWRPYDAKLSSKIADINNVTTDGFAGSITAALFLKRFVEKTSAWAHFDIFAWNPSDRPHGPAGGEAQGIRALEQVISKRYG, from the coding sequence ATGCCTGTCGAACTCGTCGAAACAGAATTGAAGAGCGCGTTGCCGATCTATCTGGTCACCAGGGACGGCCTGGACGCGGCAGGCCTGACGCCATCCGCCGCAGCCTGGGCCAAGGCCAATGGTTTTTCAGGCGAAGCCGGCAGGACGCTGATCGTACCGGGCGAAAACGGGGCGCTTGCCGGCGCCTTGTTCGGCGCTGGCGACGGCGAGAGCGCACTTGCCGTCGGCGCGCTGGCGCGAGCCCTGCCGGAAGGCGACTGGCATTTCGCCAACGCACCGGCAAATCCGGAACTCGCGGCGACCGCGCTGCTGCTCGGCGGCTATGTCTTCACCCGCTATGGCAAGAAGTCAGGCAAAACGCTGCGTTTCGCATTGCCGTCAGGGGTCGACGCCGCTCGTGTTCGCCGGGTGGCCGACAGCGTGTTCCTGACCCGCGATCTGGTCAACACGCCAACCAGCGACATGGGCCCCGGAGATCTGGAAAAGGCGGTGCGGACCCTTGCGATGGCCCACAAGGCCGAGGTGTCGGTGATCAAGGGCGATGACCTTCTCAAGCAGAATTTCCCGATGATCCACGCTGTCGGCCGTGCTTCGGTCGATGCACCGCGGCTGATCGACATGACATGGGGGGCACCGAGCGCACCGAAGGTGACGCTGGTCGGCAAGGGTGTCTGTTTCGACACCGGCGGCCTCGACATCAAGCCGTCATCGGGCATGCTGTTGATGAAGAAGGATATGGGTGGCGCCGCCAATGTCCTGGGCCTCGCTTCGATGATCATGGCCGCAGGGCTGAAAGTGCGGCTGCGCGTGCTGATCCCCGCGGTCGAAAACTCTATTGCCGGCAATGCCTTCCGCCCCGGCGACGTGCTGGCCAGCCGCATGGGCATATCGGTCGAGATCGGCAACACCGATGCCGAAGGCCGCCTTGTGCTGGCCGATGCCTTGACGCTGGCCGACGATGATCAACCGCAATTGCTGATCGACATGGCAACGCTGACCGGGGCGGCCCGCGTCGCGCTTGGCCCAGACCTGCCGCCGTTCTACACCGACGATGACACACTGGCGTCCGAACTGGCTGCCGCGTCGGTGACAGCGGAGGATCCGCTGTGGCGCATGCCGTTGTGGCGGCCCTATGATGCCAAACTGTCGTCGAAGATCGCCGACATCAACAACGTCACCACGGACGGTTTTGCCGGCTCCATCACAGCGGCACTGTTCCTGAAGCGTTTCGTCGAAAAGACCTCCGCCTGGGCGCATTTCGATATCTTCGCCTGGAACCCGTCGGACCGGCCGCATGGTCCCGCCGGTGGCGAGGCGCAAGGCATCCGGGCCTTGGAACAGGTGATCTCGAAACGCTACGGCTGA
- a CDS encoding tetratricopeptide repeat protein, with protein MPTDRRIDAKGKRLLTTAFVLALAAGVAGCGTSKFTTGSIGRTSGKPLETMSAGELHNATAALGQSYARNPNDKRIATNFAAALQMDGDADQSLAVMRKLAIALPKDRDVLAAYGKALAANGQFEAALDAVRRAQTPEYPDWKLVSAEAAILDQLGQKDEARQDYRKALELKPNEPSVLSNLGMSYVLEGDLRTAETYMRSAAQQPNADSRVRQNLALVVGLQGRFDEAEKIASQELSPEQAQANVTYLRQMLAQQNAWSQLKDQDKTKPATN; from the coding sequence ATGCCGACCGACCGCAGGATAGACGCCAAGGGAAAACGGCTGCTGACAACGGCGTTCGTGCTGGCGCTCGCGGCGGGTGTCGCCGGCTGCGGAACCAGCAAATTCACCACCGGCTCGATCGGGCGTACCAGCGGCAAGCCGCTTGAGACCATGTCGGCGGGAGAGCTGCACAATGCGACGGCCGCACTCGGCCAGTCCTATGCCAGGAACCCGAACGACAAGCGCATCGCCACGAATTTCGCGGCGGCATTGCAGATGGATGGCGACGCCGACCAGTCGCTGGCGGTGATGCGCAAACTGGCGATCGCTTTGCCGAAAGACCGCGACGTGCTCGCCGCCTATGGCAAGGCGCTGGCCGCCAACGGCCAATTCGAAGCCGCGCTCGATGCCGTGCGCCGCGCGCAGACACCGGAATATCCGGATTGGAAGCTGGTGTCGGCGGAAGCCGCCATTCTCGACCAGCTCGGCCAGAAGGATGAAGCCCGCCAGGACTATCGCAAGGCGCTTGAACTCAAGCCGAACGAGCCCTCGGTGCTTTCCAATCTCGGCATGTCCTATGTGCTGGAAGGCGACCTGCGCACGGCCGAAACCTATATGCGCTCGGCCGCGCAACAGCCGAATGCCGACAGCCGCGTGCGCCAGAACCTGGCACTTGTTGTCGGCCTGCAGGGCCGTTTCGACGAGGCCGAGAAGATCGCTTCGCAGGAACTCTCGCCCGAACAGGCGCAGGCCAATGTTACCTATCTGCGCCAGATGCTTGCCCAGCAGAATGCCTGGAGCCAGCTCAAGGATCAGGACAAGACAAAGCCGGCGACCAATTGA
- a CDS encoding type II secretion system F family protein, producing MTNQVIKSLTDPAFLIALLVAVAVFATVFTLLPAFGGNQLKTRMKSVALERDELRAKQRARLAADADRRRKGLREEQSVGMRSIVDRLDLKRALADEGTLQKLKVAGFRGQNPLTRFLFFRLVLPFVGFALAIVYLFVLGGLAEKPLVVKLFVCILVAYGGFYMPVLYVNNRATKRKQSIQAAWPDALDLMLICVESGMSVEAALRKVADEIGAQSVALAEEFILTNAELSYLQERKQAYENLASRTGLESVRSVSQALVQAERYGTPVAHALRVLASESRDMRMNAAEKKAAALPPKLTVPMILFFLPVLFAIILGPAGIQVSQRGGIFGDHPSAASK from the coding sequence ATGACCAACCAAGTCATCAAATCCCTTACGGATCCGGCCTTCCTGATCGCGCTGCTGGTCGCGGTGGCGGTGTTTGCGACTGTCTTTACGTTGTTGCCCGCGTTCGGCGGAAACCAGCTCAAGACACGCATGAAATCCGTCGCGTTGGAACGCGACGAGTTGCGCGCGAAGCAACGCGCGCGGCTGGCCGCGGACGCCGATCGCCGCCGCAAAGGCCTGCGCGAAGAACAGTCTGTCGGCATGCGCAGCATTGTCGATCGACTGGATCTGAAGCGTGCGCTCGCTGATGAGGGTACATTGCAGAAGCTCAAGGTGGCCGGCTTTCGCGGGCAGAATCCGCTGACACGGTTTCTCTTTTTCCGCCTGGTTCTGCCCTTCGTTGGTTTCGCACTGGCAATTGTCTATCTGTTCGTGCTCGGCGGGTTGGCCGAAAAGCCGCTTGTCGTAAAGTTGTTCGTCTGCATCCTCGTTGCCTACGGCGGTTTCTATATGCCGGTTCTCTATGTCAACAACCGCGCCACCAAGCGAAAGCAGTCCATCCAGGCAGCGTGGCCCGATGCACTCGACCTGATGCTGATCTGCGTCGAATCCGGCATGTCGGTGGAGGCGGCCCTTCGCAAGGTCGCGGATGAGATCGGTGCGCAATCGGTGGCGCTGGCGGAAGAGTTTATCCTGACCAATGCGGAGCTTTCCTATCTGCAGGAGCGCAAGCAGGCCTACGAGAACCTTGCCAGCCGTACTGGCCTGGAATCGGTCCGGTCAGTGTCGCAAGCGCTCGTCCAGGCTGAACGTTACGGCACGCCGGTGGCGCATGCCCTGCGCGTGCTGGCCAGCGAAAGCCGTGACATGCGCATGAACGCCGCCGAGAAGAAGGCGGCAGCCTTGCCGCCGAAACTCACCGTGCCGATGATCCTGTTCTTCCTGCCGGTGCTTTTCGCGATCATTCTCGGGCCTGCCGGTATCCAGGTCAGCCAGCGCGGTGGTATATTCGGCGATCACCCGTCGGCTGCCAGCAAGTAG
- a CDS encoding type II secretion system F family protein encodes MFGIDGTVLAFVVLAGFSAGAVAYAFLVKQISNEKQVGKRLETIKSAETDRTVVKASRDRVAEAAKRRKSVQDSLNDLESKQKSKDSLIKKPPLKHQLKQAGMKASPETFYVYSAVCGVVLTIIAYFAGAPLIVLPGVLLAAGLGLPRWFVSFRRTRRVKAFLNEFPNALDIIVRAVKSGLPLNDAVRLIANESPEPVKAEFRRIVDSQQMGLSIPDAALRMSETMPCTEASFFGIVIQIQSQAGGNLSEALGNLSRVLRDRKKMKAKVQALSMEAKASAAIIGALPFIVSFLVYLSSPGYLLPLFNTSVGNLILGCAAVWMSIGILVMRKMMNFDV; translated from the coding sequence ATGTTTGGAATTGACGGAACGGTATTGGCGTTTGTCGTACTCGCCGGCTTCAGTGCCGGCGCGGTCGCCTATGCATTCCTGGTCAAACAAATCAGCAACGAGAAGCAGGTCGGGAAGCGGCTCGAGACGATCAAGTCGGCCGAAACCGATCGTACCGTCGTCAAGGCCTCGCGGGACCGCGTTGCGGAAGCCGCCAAGCGACGCAAGTCGGTTCAGGATTCGTTGAACGATCTCGAATCAAAGCAGAAGTCCAAGGACAGTCTTATCAAAAAGCCCCCGCTGAAGCATCAGCTCAAGCAGGCTGGCATGAAGGCTTCCCCGGAAACCTTCTATGTCTATTCCGCCGTTTGCGGTGTTGTACTCACAATCATCGCCTATTTCGCCGGCGCACCGCTGATTGTCTTGCCAGGTGTGCTTCTGGCAGCGGGCCTCGGGCTGCCGCGTTGGTTCGTCTCATTCCGCCGCACCCGTCGGGTCAAGGCATTTCTCAACGAATTTCCAAACGCGCTCGATATCATCGTGCGGGCGGTCAAATCCGGCCTGCCACTGAACGATGCGGTGCGTCTGATCGCCAATGAATCTCCGGAGCCCGTCAAGGCTGAATTCCGCCGTATCGTCGATTCACAACAAATGGGTCTGTCGATACCCGACGCGGCTTTGCGCATGTCCGAAACCATGCCTTGCACGGAGGCCAGCTTCTTCGGCATCGTCATCCAGATTCAATCCCAGGCCGGCGGCAATCTTTCCGAGGCACTAGGCAATCTTTCGCGCGTGCTTCGCGACCGCAAGAAAATGAAAGCCAAGGTCCAGGCCTTGTCGATGGAGGCCAAGGCATCCGCCGCCATTATCGGCGCGCTGCCTTTCATTGTTTCTTTCCTCGTTTACCTTTCAAGCCCGGGCTACCTGTTGCCGCTGTTCAACACCAGCGTCGGGAACCTCATCCTTGGCTGCGCCGCCGTCTGGATGTCTATCGGCATCCTGGTCATGCGCAAAATGATGAACTTCGATGTCTAG
- a CDS encoding CpaF family protein — MFGKRGSDDGSRFTPEFRQPAPAPVAPAAPVHVETAVLARSPAASQPAAAAPARRAVEAPPIAPEPKRSQREKSETYYDTKSQVFSALIDTIDLSQLAKLDPESAREEIRDIVNDIIAIKNFAMSISEQEELLEDICNDVLGYGPLEPLLARDDIADIMVNGSKNVYIEVNGKVEQTGIRFRDNQQLLNICQRIVSQVGRRVDESSPICDARLPDGSRVNVIAPPLSIDGTALTIRKFKKDKLTLDQLVKFGAISPEGAEVLKIIGRVRCNIVISGGTGSGKTTLLNCLTNYIDREERVITCEDSAELQLQQPHVVRLETRPPNLEGEGEVTMRDLVKNCLRMRPERIIVGEVRGPEVFDLLQAMNTGHDGSMGTIHSNSPRECLNRIESMIAMGGFSLPQKTVREIVVGSIDVIIQAARLRDGSRRITHITEVIGMEGDVIITQDIVLYNIKGEDANGRLLGEHVSTGIGRPHFWERARYYGEEQRLATALESMEKRAD; from the coding sequence ATGTTTGGTAAAAGAGGCAGCGACGATGGAAGCCGGTTTACACCGGAGTTCCGACAGCCAGCACCCGCGCCTGTCGCGCCTGCTGCGCCGGTTCATGTTGAAACCGCGGTTCTTGCGCGGTCGCCCGCGGCATCTCAGCCAGCGGCGGCGGCACCTGCCCGCCGTGCCGTCGAAGCACCGCCGATCGCGCCGGAACCGAAGCGAAGTCAGCGCGAAAAGAGCGAGACCTACTACGACACCAAGAGCCAGGTTTTTTCGGCGCTGATCGATACGATCGACCTGTCGCAGCTTGCCAAGCTCGATCCGGAAAGCGCGCGCGAGGAAATCCGCGATATCGTCAACGATATCATCGCGATCAAGAATTTCGCGATGTCGATCTCAGAGCAGGAAGAACTGCTTGAGGATATTTGCAATGACGTGCTCGGCTATGGGCCGCTGGAGCCTTTGCTGGCGCGCGACGATATCGCCGACATCATGGTCAATGGCTCCAAGAACGTCTATATCGAAGTCAACGGCAAGGTCGAACAGACCGGCATCCGTTTCCGCGACAATCAACAGCTTCTCAACATCTGCCAGCGCATCGTCAGCCAGGTCGGCCGACGTGTCGACGAGTCGAGCCCGATCTGCGACGCTCGTCTTCCAGACGGCTCGCGCGTCAACGTCATCGCGCCGCCGCTTTCCATCGACGGCACCGCGCTCACCATCCGCAAATTCAAGAAAGACAAGCTGACACTTGATCAACTGGTCAAGTTTGGAGCCATCTCTCCAGAAGGAGCCGAGGTTCTCAAGATCATCGGCCGTGTCCGCTGCAACATTGTCATCTCGGGCGGCACCGGCTCCGGCAAGACGACATTGCTGAACTGCCTGACAAACTACATCGATCGCGAGGAACGCGTCATCACCTGCGAGGATTCGGCCGAGCTGCAACTGCAGCAGCCGCACGTCGTGCGCCTCGAAACCCGGCCGCCCAACCTCGAGGGCGAGGGCGAGGTGACGATGAGGGACCTGGTCAAGAACTGCCTGCGCATGCGGCCGGAGCGCATCATCGTGGGCGAAGTGCGCGGACCTGAAGTGTTCGACCTTCTGCAAGCAATGAACACCGGCCATGACGGCTCAATGGGAACGATCCACTCGAACAGTCCGCGCGAATGCCTGAACCGTATCGAGTCCATGATCGCGATGGGCGGCTTTTCGCTGCCGCAGAAAACCGTGCGCGAAATCGTCGTTGGTTCCATCGACGTGATCATCCAGGCTGCCCGTCTTCGAGACGGATCGCGTCGCATTACGCACATCACTGAAGTGATTGGCATGGAAGGCGACGTCATCATCACTCAGGACATCGTTCTCTACAACATCAAGGGTGAGGACGCGAATGGCAGGCTGTTGGGCGAGCATGTGTCGACCGGCATTGGCCGCCCGCATTTCTGGGAGCGGGCTCGCTACTATGGTGAGGAACAGCGCCTCGCCACGGCGCTTGAGTCGATGGAGAAACGCGCTGACTGA
- a CDS encoding CpaE family protein, which produces MSNLAYDAPVDGGDTSQQDIAAMQALRPIPRISIQAFCETESVASPVERAGEDRRMAKAHLKVHMGGVATAIEFYQSAPTPNLILLESRSEPKQLLEQLAQLSEYCDPTSKVVVIGHYNDVGLYRELIRSGISEYVIAPVSMADIVSVVSSIFVDPEAEPLGRTIAFVGAKGGVGSSTMAHNVAWAMSSLFKSEVIVADLDLAFGTANINFDQDPAQGIAEAVFSPERVDEVYLDRLLTQCAEHLSLLAAPSTLERVYDFDPEAFTQLIDTAQRSVPLLVLDVPHVWTGWTKNTLVKADEVVITATPELANLRNTKNLIDMFKRLRPNDPPPKLIINQVGVPKRPEILPSDFAEPLGLTPMSVISFDPVLFGNAANNGRMLGEMDAKNPAVGMINEIAHVLTGRSEIKAKKKAGLGNLLGKLSRNKK; this is translated from the coding sequence ATGAGCAACCTTGCCTACGACGCCCCGGTGGATGGCGGCGATACCTCGCAGCAGGACATCGCCGCGATGCAGGCATTGCGGCCGATCCCGCGTATCTCGATCCAGGCGTTCTGCGAGACCGAGAGCGTTGCAAGCCCGGTCGAAAGGGCGGGCGAGGATCGCCGCATGGCCAAGGCTCACCTCAAGGTCCATATGGGCGGCGTCGCCACGGCAATCGAATTCTACCAGTCGGCGCCGACGCCGAACCTTATTCTGCTGGAATCGCGTAGCGAGCCCAAGCAATTGCTGGAGCAGCTCGCCCAGCTTTCGGAATATTGTGATCCGACCTCGAAGGTCGTGGTGATCGGTCATTACAACGATGTCGGTCTCTACCGCGAGCTTATCCGCTCCGGCATCTCCGAATATGTCATAGCGCCGGTGTCGATGGCCGACATCGTCAGCGTCGTGTCGTCGATTTTCGTCGATCCGGAAGCTGAGCCGCTCGGCCGTACGATTGCATTCGTCGGCGCAAAGGGCGGCGTCGGCTCCTCGACCATGGCGCACAATGTGGCCTGGGCCATGTCATCCCTGTTCAAATCCGAAGTCATCGTCGCCGATCTCGATCTTGCCTTTGGAACGGCCAACATCAATTTCGATCAGGACCCGGCACAGGGCATCGCCGAGGCGGTGTTTTCACCGGAGCGCGTCGATGAAGTTTATCTCGACCGGCTGTTGACCCAGTGTGCCGAACACCTGTCATTGCTTGCCGCGCCCTCGACGCTTGAGAGGGTTTATGATTTCGACCCCGAGGCCTTCACGCAGCTCATTGACACCGCCCAGCGCAGTGTACCGCTTCTGGTGCTTGACGTTCCGCATGTCTGGACCGGATGGACCAAGAACACCTTGGTCAAGGCCGACGAGGTCGTGATCACGGCGACACCCGAACTGGCCAATTTGCGCAACACCAAGAACTTGATCGACATGTTCAAACGGCTTCGTCCCAACGATCCGCCACCGAAGCTGATCATCAACCAGGTTGGTGTGCCCAAGCGGCCAGAGATTCTGCCGTCCGATTTCGCCGAACCGCTCGGTCTGACGCCCATGTCGGTCATCAGCTTTGATCCGGTGCTGTTCGGAAATGCCGCCAACAACGGACGCATGCTCGGCGAGATGGATGCCAAGAACCCGGCTGTCGGCATGATCAACGAAATCGCGCATGTCCTGACCGGACGCAGTGAGATCAAGGCGAAGAAGAAAGCAGGCCTCGGCAATCTGCTGGGCAAGCTCTCGCGCAACAAGAAGTGA
- a CDS encoding CpaD family pilus assembly protein, with the protein MSQSALKARALVETAPSDRSRIRRGAVPILAAAALAALLSGCAKRDSITVGAIPDDYRTTHPIVISEKNQKIDLPVGAGDRGMTGSQRDTLLGFLDGYDKSAAPTLTIQIPSGSANEIAATAAGRDFARLAVTSGIKRDRIVVASYQAASNEISSPVRLSYVTVKAQTDKCGRWPEDMLETSENKHYADYGCSYQNNLAAQMANPADLLGPRKPADIDAENRGKVIDVYRARGISDEFLGNSQVTY; encoded by the coding sequence ATGTCTCAGTCAGCATTGAAGGCAAGGGCACTCGTGGAAACGGCCCCGTCCGATCGTTCGCGGATTCGCCGGGGTGCGGTTCCGATCCTGGCGGCCGCGGCCTTGGCTGCCTTGCTGAGCGGCTGTGCCAAGCGGGACAGCATCACGGTCGGCGCCATCCCCGACGATTATCGCACCACCCACCCGATCGTGATTTCCGAGAAGAACCAGAAGATCGACCTTCCGGTCGGCGCTGGGGATCGCGGCATGACCGGCTCTCAGCGTGATACCCTTCTCGGGTTCCTGGATGGCTACGACAAGAGCGCCGCGCCGACGCTGACGATTCAGATCCCGAGCGGATCCGCCAACGAGATCGCCGCGACGGCGGCAGGCCGTGATTTCGCGCGGCTCGCGGTGACCAGTGGCATCAAGCGCGACCGGATCGTCGTCGCCTCCTACCAGGCCGCCTCGAACGAGATATCCTCGCCGGTTCGGCTTTCCTACGTCACGGTGAAGGCTCAGACCGACAAATGCGGACGTTGGCCCGAAGACATGCTGGAGACGTCGGAGAACAAGCACTATGCCGACTATGGCTGCTCCTACCAGAACAACCTTGCCGCCCAGATGGCGAACCCTGCTGATCTGCTCGGGCCACGCAAGCCGGCGGACATCGATGCGGAAAACCGCGGCAAAGTGATCGACGTCTACCGCGCCAGAGGCATTTCGGACGAGTTCCTCGGCAACTCGCAAGTGACTTACTGA
- a CDS encoding type II and III secretion system protein family protein, which translates to MRLNGKLPAIIAAAFGLLLIGTNVQGVVEAKNAQVTASTATQRVKLGLNKSVVIDLPSDAYDILVANPAVADAVTRTARRIYLFGKTVGETNIFVFGPNGEQIVSLDLAVERDVAGLENYIRRFIPSSAIKVELLNDNVVLTGTVDTPLDAKRAVDLATIFVSGGEATTGQYSQTAAGGSAQGGVDINNPDAQRRTSKIVNLLQIIGDDQVTLKVTVAEVSRSVMKQLGVNMVGSGGSNGISYGALSDNFTGLGKQLSNTGFNIGSSSLKAYINAMEQSGVMKTLAEPTLTAVSGEKATFKVGGEYNIVSGVTSNVSTDNQTGLKTYSLDKIEYGIGLEFQPVVLSPGRISLKVRTSVSEPTTEGSVSLSNGGTSPGMNALSLRKRLADTTVELPSGGSMMIAGLVRDDVRQAINGLPGLTKIPVLGALFRSRDFVRNETELVIIITPYLVKPVARNDLAKPDDNFNAPSDGAGMFLGRVNRVYGTMQTDKPNGRYHGVVGFIYK; encoded by the coding sequence CGAGGCAAAGAACGCGCAGGTGACGGCTTCGACAGCCACCCAGCGCGTCAAGCTCGGTCTCAACAAATCGGTGGTCATCGACCTGCCGAGCGATGCCTACGACATTCTGGTTGCCAACCCGGCGGTCGCGGATGCGGTGACCCGCACCGCCAGGCGTATCTATCTGTTCGGCAAGACGGTCGGCGAGACCAATATCTTCGTCTTTGGCCCCAATGGCGAACAGATCGTCAGTCTGGATCTGGCCGTCGAGCGCGACGTCGCCGGTCTGGAAAACTATATCAGGCGCTTCATTCCGTCATCGGCCATCAAGGTCGAATTGCTGAATGACAACGTCGTGCTCACCGGAACCGTCGATACCCCTCTCGACGCCAAGCGGGCGGTTGATCTCGCGACCATCTTCGTCTCGGGCGGTGAAGCGACGACCGGACAATATTCGCAGACAGCGGCAGGCGGCTCGGCCCAGGGCGGCGTCGACATCAACAACCCGGACGCCCAACGCCGCACCAGCAAGATCGTGAACCTGCTGCAGATCATCGGTGACGATCAGGTCACGCTGAAGGTGACGGTCGCGGAAGTCAGCCGTTCCGTCATGAAGCAGCTTGGCGTCAACATGGTCGGCAGTGGCGGCAGCAACGGCATCAGCTATGGCGCTCTCAGCGACAATTTCACTGGTCTCGGCAAGCAGTTGTCGAACACGGGCTTCAATATCGGCAGCTCGTCCTTGAAGGCCTACATCAACGCCATGGAGCAGTCCGGGGTGATGAAAACCTTGGCGGAGCCGACCCTGACCGCGGTTTCCGGCGAGAAGGCGACGTTCAAGGTCGGTGGTGAGTATAACATCGTAAGTGGCGTGACATCGAATGTGTCAACCGACAACCAGACCGGCCTGAAGACCTATTCACTCGATAAGATCGAATACGGTATCGGCTTGGAATTCCAGCCGGTTGTTCTGTCTCCCGGTCGCATCAGTCTGAAAGTCAGGACCTCGGTATCCGAACCGACAACGGAAGGGTCTGTATCGCTCTCCAATGGCGGGACAAGCCCCGGCATGAATGCCTTGTCGCTCCGCAAGCGCTTGGCCGACACGACTGTCGAACTGCCCTCTGGCGGTTCCATGATGATCGCCGGCCTTGTCCGCGACGATGTCAGGCAGGCCATCAACGGATTGCCCGGGCTGACAAAAATTCCGGTGCTCGGCGCGCTGTTCCGAAGCAGGGACTTCGTGCGCAACGAAACCGAGCTCGTCATCATCATCACGCCCTATCTGGTGAAGCCGGTGGCGCGCAACGACCTGGCCAAGCCAGACGACAATTTCAATGCCCCTAGCGATGGGGCTGGCATGTTCCTTGGCCGCGTCAATCGCGTTTACGGCACCATGCAGACCGACAAGCCCAACGGCCGCTACCACGGCGTTGTCGGCTTCATCTACAAGTAA